One Anolis carolinensis isolate JA03-04 chromosome 5, rAnoCar3.1.pri, whole genome shotgun sequence DNA segment encodes these proteins:
- the LOC134299203 gene encoding uncharacterized protein LOC134299203 has protein sequence MSEEEDQSPNEAERPLQGARPKREETLQAIASSTGYPKPNGVTQRIPRLGRGVSAAAETSWGSGGSMPETVALRLSILETNLSRLSETVGRLVPLLEENLQKEASRYGAEREPSKEGDWSQRGQRASTQSPVAARDEGDEEYWQELQFRDSMAREVERQRALGTLRPPSPTELPTPRMGVGVERPLGPGIGSSGFADEGGEERGVQEEEEDEPYDEERRDEGATARPVCGWAEEPTAAADFQEPRRMTTGVGRGVFQGAARGNLMQPFPMPPRQNQRAAEWMPRREDLKLEYGGESDELNFFLISIRGYMEDNAHTFPSEASRVRAIGNTLKRGAASWYVQLHARRDPCLRSVPRFLAALENRFRDRLEQLRARDQLKGIKQRDKTVPEYAEEFLHLAERVPEWSEVTKVELFKEGLRPEIFSWAAHRDDPETLQGWIQLAGRVESTLAQVKRFRSSSGQQRPVARGRGETRKQERPGGRPGIPSRGDDNKPKPGCFVCGKTGHRAAECWARKGEPPKAPKPKPATGRRAEEEVQAPESSERLDYGERRTEEEDEENGGAMSCSQIPGLNFQALNLTS, from the exons atgagcgaggaagaagatcaaagcccaaatgaggcagagaggcctttgcaaggggcccggccgaagagagaagagacgctgcaagccatagcttcctctacggggtaccccaagccgaacggcgtgacccagagaattcccaggctcggaagaggcgtctctgcggctgcagaaaccagctggggatctggaggaagtatgccggagaccgtggccctgcggttatccatcctggaaactaatttatccaggttgTCGGagaccgtggggagattggtgccattattggaagagaatctccagaaggaggccagccgatatggcgccgagagagaaccaagcaaagaaggagattggagccagaggggccagcgggcgtcaacgcagagccccgtggcggcaagggacgagggagatgaggaatactggcaggagctgcagttccgggacagcatggcgcgagaagtggagcgtcagcgagccctggggaccctgaggccgccgtctccaacagagctcccaaccccccgaatgggcgtcggggtggaaaggccactggggccagggatcgggtccagtggattcgcagacgaaggcggagaggagcggggggtccaggaagaggaggaggatgagccgtacgacgaggaaaggcgagatgagggggctacagctaggccagtatgcggatgggcggaagagccgacagcggcggcagacttccaggagccgcgcagaatgaccaccggagtggggcgcggcgtgttccaaggagccgcccgaggaaacctgatgcaacccttccccatgccgcccagacaaaatcaaagggctgcagaatggatgcctagaagggaagatctcaagctggaatacggaggggaatcagatgaactgaacttttttctaattagcattagaggatacatggaagacaacgcacacacatttccctccgaagcaagcagggttcgagccatcggcaacacactaaagcgaggagcggccagctggtatgtgcaattgcatgccagacgcgacccatgcctgaggtcagtgccccgcttcctcgccgcactggagaaccggttcagagaccggctagagcaattgagggctcgagaccagctgaaaggaataaaacagagggacaaaacggtgcccgagtacgcagaggaattcctccacctcgcggaaagggtaccggagtggtctgaagtaaccaaagtggaactatttaaagagggactacgccccgagattttcagctgggcagcgcacagagacgaccccgagacgctccagggatggattcaactagcggggcgcgttgaatccaccctggcccaagtaaagcgcttcaggagcagcagcggccagcaaagaccggtggcgagaggtcgaggagaaacgaggaagcaagaaagacccggagggaggccggggattccctccagaggagacgacaacaaacctaaaccgggatgctttgtatgtgggaagacgggccaccgagcagcggaatgctgggcccggaagggggagccgccaaaagccccaaagcccaagccagcaaccgggaggcgtgcggaggaggaggtgcaggccccagaatcgtcggaaagattg gactatggtgaaagaagaaccgaagaggaggacgaagaaaacgggggcgccatgtcatgcagccagatcccagggctgaatttccaagccctgaatctgacttcataa